From the Plasmodium brasilianum strain Bolivian I chromosome 7, whole genome shotgun sequence genome, the window ctataaataaatggaGAGAGAATCATGTAGCTTTTTTATggcttaatattttttttagaagcattttaaaatttttgcgcacgcaaaaaataaattgccCGCATAATAGTATActcgtatatataatatatatatatattatatatatatatatatatatatatatgtagcaAATGTCAAGATAATGTAGACCTATTGAAATGtttcctttcttttctttaattttgtttctcTTGTAGCAGTGCACACTCTTGCTGAAAAAAACTgtagaagagaaaaaaaaaagaaaaaaagattttattttaaatgtaataacgAGGTCCTATTTTTATCCgcacatatgtatgaatgcatttatatatatattataatccTGAAACTTTAACAATGCTCCATATGCTTTAGGACTTACcgtttttgaaaaatatttaaacatgtttattttttattgacGATACATTTTACATTCCTTCGCGGCTTTTCTTAGTTGATCATAAAACAAATGGTTTTTGCGAAGCTCATTATTAAATTCTTCGTTAAACTCAAAATTTTTGCATGCCTTAGCAAAGTGGGATATACagctttttataaaaactctgcaaatatatgaaaaaggTGTTAAGCAAtagtgtatgtgtatatgtatatgcatatttttacatatctATGTGAGCACATTTTGAGTTGATTAAATGCAGATACTTTTGATGTTTTAAAAAGCTGCATGAACGTGTTCATTACTTtgttaaaaaggaaataaaaatttcattcaGGTTTGTGTTTGGAGATATTTCCACGTAACACTTCACAAAAGtttcttcaaaattttttggaGAAATAAATGCATGAACAGTCATATCAATTTCCATACAACTGTCCGTCtcaaaaatgaaattcttctaaagcaaaaaaaaaaaaaaaataaataaaataaatgagaaCAAAACAGAacgaattaaataaaattaatgccATATAGTGTAAAGCAATACGACATAAAGCAATATACGAGATACCATAATTCGTTTATTATGTAGATGtgatatacatatgtgcacacGCGATGAAAAAGGCGAAATAAACTCAATGGACAAATATTTCCATTAAGACTTATGCTTTAAGTATACAGTATTTTCCGAGCTTTTAGGAAAGTTGGaggcatataaaaatattccttttGAAAATTGAAAATCTTCGCATATCCATACATCCATTAGTAAATACCTGCACGGGCAAGAACAACGACCAGAAGGtacaaaaaaagtaataaagcaataaaaagggaaataaataaataaataaatacagaaagaaataaaaaaataaaataaattaaaaatgagaaaaataaataaataagaaataaaataaattaataatgaaaaaaataaattaaactaaaaatgaaaaaaatgagtttaaaatgaaaaaataacaaatttttaatttacagtTCAACACTTGCAATttgcaaaaaatatgaacaagcAAGGAAGAAAGACTAGTTTATATTAACAGCATTTGGGATTATAATAACCTGTCTCTGACAATCCAGGGCATGGCTATTTTAGTAAACACTATTTTATCAACGATACCTCTTTCCTTTAAAGTTTTACACTCGCTAATTCCGAATCTgcattttgtaaaaatggtAATATTAAATGTGCATGgggtaaaataaatagttgCACACATGTGTCAATATATTCGTACATGCAGgagcatgtatatatgtacgtgtagCTAAcattgtgtatatatacatgtgtgcTGCACTTGTATTTGTGTGCTCGTTactacataatataaattaaggGACGCACTTAAAGGGGAACGAATAAAAGGGGATCCAAGATTTAAAGAATTCACTCTCAATCAGAGTAGCAATAACGTATATGAAATTTGAAGGGatcaataaatttatataaaaatagataaCTGTATTTATATCACTTTTTTCCTCATTTCCGCCTATTACGTCATTATTTTCTGGGATTGCAACTTTGGGACTTGCTTTCGTGTCGTAATGtacaaatgtatttttatcatcGTTTTGACCGCCATCTCGACTGCCATCTTGATTGCCATCTTTACTGTTATCTGGATCTCTATTCTGATTGCCATTTTTATTCATCTTATTGCTATAATCCCCCTgatcttttttctcttcatcGAACTCCTGTTCCCTCGCAGCACGTTTCCCACCCTTTTGAGGGTTCTCTTTatcatttcttatttttttctcaacggcatttttggaaataatttttttgaatacattaaattctttttttgttacgAAATAAAAAACCTCATTATCTTCATCTTCATAAGCTAAATGAAAATGACCAAAGTCGATATACTTATTTGCAATACATTTTTCAgacgtatttttttttttactttccttttttaatatgtgattgtttttctttttttttttttcttttctttttttcttctttttctgaTTTAATATCTTCTTATTTTCACTTTCATTTAATGCTTCTCTATTACTGTCACTGTTATTGTCATTCCCATTATCACTTCCATTTGCATTCCCATTGTCACAACTACTACAGTTGCTCTTCCTCCTGCTACTGCTGCTACTCATTGACATGTACCTTTCAGAATTTTTTTCGTCGGATAATGTATCAACGAAAAACGAGTTATTACTTTTAACCTCTATGGAATATCTCTTAGAATTACACTCTAAGCTATTCCTTTTATTCTGTTCACTCAACCAATATAAGTATTTCATAAAGCACAACTTGCCATTTACATCTACTAAATCAATTACATAATCGAAAACGAAATTTTTGTATACCCTTTTAGAAATAATAGAATAGTTCACAAAGTCATTACTCGTTTCATTTATCTCtaaattaaatatgatttctactttttttataattttatatctataCAATATTTCACTCACAAATACATTTTCTATAAATTTCTTTACATTATTCTCtttgcaatattttttcataaacaCGTCTCTTATACTATGATAAGCCTGTCTAACTTTTAACttattgaaataatttataccttctaatatatcattatataaCTGGGAAATGTATTCATGTTTTTCTATTGTActaatttctttttgtaatataCTCTTAGCAAATAGTATGTCATACTTCGCCTTTaccaatttttcttttttattattataattattattattataattattattattattattattattattattattattttttatttttttttttttttctattattattagttttcttttttttctttttttccttttctcaatcttttttattttattttcatatattataaaatttacgtAAGTATTATGTAAAGGGttgtcttttttattttgatctctcaaattttcttcttccaACATGGTAAACTCATTCAAATAATTCGATTGTTCATTGATGTTATCTTGCATCTTATTGCTTCTTAATGTGCAATGTGCACTTCTTTTCtgatttcctttttcattatccCCAGATATTTCTTCTCCCTTCTCttctaatataatattatcagAAGGTGAAAAATCatcgtttttatttaaattataacttTTATTACCTAACCTGTTCAGCCCATTTTGTTCTACATATTTgggaaataatattttaatactgTGAAATATGTGTGATTTTTTCGACAGCAAAATGTTTCTCATATTCCTCTTCCCCCAATAAGGagaattttgtttatttgttacaTCTGCTAAATAGTCCTTGCTTATACATGCATTGTTATGCATCGAATCGTCGTACGGTGTATTGGCATTGATCAGATCATCATTCGACCAATTCCTCCTTGACATATGGGCACTTGACAAACTATCACTAGAGAAATTACCACTTGAGAAATTGCCCCTTGAGAAATCGTCGTTCGATAagttgttctttttttctccttccATCCTCTTCGAATTATGACCGCAGTCATATTCAATCATATCATGCGTCGTATCATCCCATCTTTTCCTACCACTGctgaaattattattattgtaattattgtcattataattattgatATGTTTATATTCTTCCTTTAAGTtgtcatttaatatattcaaatagcTTTTCGCGCTAGTATTAGTACAATTAAAATTTCCCTCCCATTTTGTATCctcttcttcatttattttaataatgttattCCTTTTGATTTTTTCGACATGACTGTCTAAATCAGTGCTATCAGAGGAATAGCACGAGTTATCATTAAGTATACTGAAAACTTCTATTTCTACATTGTCATTTATTTTGcattcttcttttattttttcgttctCTTTTcccttatatttttttattaaatatgataGTTTTGgcatgattttttttttttttttttttttttttaaatagaaatGTTAATCTTATTAAAGATGTTGTTTATGCAAAAGGGGGAAAGGATAAGATGAATGGCTTACGATCAATACGTATGATAGGTGTACACATGGGCTCACATAAGCACACAGACAAGaacatgaaaatatatacacattaatACACGAATAAATGTACACGTGCAAACATACACGCGCATACGTGCACCTATTCCTATATGTTTACACGCGTTAGCGTGATAAGTACCCCAGAAgagagaaaataaatttgtatattatataaatggcacttacttttttttttttttgcagtCTATCTTAACCCCccttgtttattttttcatgtgtacattaagtttttatatttttgaaaaagagTTGGTTGgatgtggaaaaaaaaaaatattcttttttcttttttcttttttcttttttcttttttcttttttcttttttttttttttcttcttttcttcttttgatAATGCAGAAagggttaaaaaaaaaagattaactAATCTGCCGTTGTTATTTTTTGCGTAAAAATTGGGAAGAACATTTGACTTTTATTTAAAGACTAGCACGTGGTGTGTGTCCATGACAGTACTGGGAAAAAccgaaaaaaaagaaacatacatatatatgtgtatacgcatacatatatatgtgtatacgcatacatatatatgtgtatacgcatacatatatatgtgtgtacgcatacatatacatgtgtatatgcatacatatacatgtgtataagcatacatatatatgtgcataagcatacatgcatatgtgtataaacatacacatatatgtttatgtatgtatataaataatcatGTACATTATGTACGTACATGAGATGAACTCATTTTGCACTTAAGGATTTGGGAAAATTACAACTTCATATATCAGCTCAATTCATCAATGGTTTAAGTTTACTGTGCATTTTATCATCATGCCACTTGAACAGCGTTTTGTATGAAAAtgctttatttaaaattatagtaCGCTACAATTATGTGTAACacaaatttttgttttaatatatattttttttgtttattttatctcACTATATTGTACTACATTATACTATGCAGTACAGtacagtattttttttttttttttttttttttttccgtccCTCCACTACTCTAATTTGTAATCTACTTTGTTTGCATACGTATACAAAAATTAGAACGTAGTTAAGTGTTAAGTGTTAAGTGTTAAGAGTTAAGAGTTAAGAAATAACATGTACTTAAAATTCTCAATAATAGCGCATATTCATTTGCTGAATAGACTTACGCTTGcgtatatttccttttttgacTAGGGCTTTTATATAAGTTGAAGACTTAAATtgcggaaaaaaaaaaggaaaaaacgaaaaaagcCTCATTTGATTATTTCCGTACTTACAGTtacacacataaatatatgtttgtacatatgtatgtgtgagtgtatttattttttttttttttttttttgttcctaTCTGTGCTCTTGCGCATCACTGCATTTTTCCCAACTTCCATTTCATAAAGCCGCATTACGAATAAAACGTATACAACTTTTTTATCGTGGggaatagaaaaaaaagaaataattttatgtctttttgtaatttctattgatgagaaaaaaattaacagcAGTCATCGACAAAAAAGTTAGCCTAGGggagaattaaaaataaaaaggtcTACAGGGGTATAACGTACTGACCGGGAGCGGGGggaagcaaaaataaaacaaaagagagtaaaataaaagaaagataaaatataggAGGATTTTATGTATgctgattatatatattcggaTTTAATGTTTGcagattttatatataccgattatatatattcggaTTTAATGTTTGCAGATTTTATGTATgctgattatatatattcggaTTTAATGTTTGcagattttatatataccgattatatatattcggaTTTAATGTTTGCAGATTTTATGTATgctgattatatatattcggaTTTAATGTTTGcagattttatatataccgattatatatattcggaTTTAATGTTTGcagattttatatatacgaattttatatatgcggTTATAATATAggaagataaaaaagaaaacacaGCGTTAGCGTTACAGTTGAGCCAAAGGAAAAAGACATCCTGAAAAGTATCTCCTGTAAGGGGAAATTACTCGTCGGTTTTAAGATGAATAAGCTTATGAACAACGAATATAAGTGCACCAGCAAGGGGAACAAAGAGAGCgtagaaataatatacacaGATAATAAGAACAAAGTGCTAAGGAACGATGGTGTAAGGAAAGGGGAAATATTATATGAGGAAACGAGCAGGAAAGAAGTGTATCTTATGAATGAGCTtcataatatgaaaaataatttgtttgaTAATACTCCTTTTTCTaactatatacatttttatgaaatatataataatctaaaatatatagtaaaatatgaaaaaaagaaaaaaaaaggacagttatttttcatttatacaaCTAGTAAAagatattgtttttattttttatatatattttttttaatatttaatatatgtttattatttcgACTACAAACTTTAGttaaatttcctttttttggatataattattattacatgtacgaaatacattttcatgtattttttactttttttgttctcACGTACTCTGCTCTTAAtatttatctctttttttttacatacaaaaatttaatatatcatacCAATGTTTTGTGCTTAATTATAGTACAGACACTATACAATACTTATAttaaagagaaaaacaaaGAGATTTATAGGAATACGGAAATACTCATTGAGGGATGTAAAAGAGTGCTGCATGCCATGGGGGATGGCTCGGATCAACTCTTCGACAACAAGCGTAATGACAGTCTTGGCAGTTCTTCCAATATTGAAAGTATTGGCGGTACTCACAATTTTGCCAATAATGGCGGTACTCACAATTTTGCCAATAATGGCGGTACTCACAATTTTGCCAATAATGGCGGTACTCACAATTTTGCCAATAATGGCGGTACTCACAATTTTGCCAATAATGGCGATACTCACAATTATGCCAATACTTCCAATTCGTACAATTTTGACCATTCCACCAATCCTTACAATTTTCCCAGTGCCGCCAATTTTGATAACATCGTCCTTCTGTATGCGGATAGCATCTTCAATAAATTcactaatatatttatgtacataaataaggAATGTTATAAACGCGGAAATGTATCCAGAAACAGTATTCGTTATGAGGATGATTTTATAGAGGTTGAAGTTGCCCGACAAGCCGAACGAGCACCTTCGGACCTAGGGGATGACTTAATGTCCAGCAACACAGATAGAAGTAGTAATGCATATATTCAGGGCAACAACAAAAAAGCATCCTTTCTCTGTAGACAAAAGTACACCGACGGGATGCATGCAATAAATAAGGACTtagtgaaaaaattaaattatgcaCAAGGtagagaaaatgaaaaatgttcTTATAACAATGGTAGTAGAAgaagtatatataacatttttggTAATTCTATTTACTCAGATATtgatgatataaatatatatatgaaatataaagagAATTATATTCACTCATTAATGATGGATaaatgtaaagaaaaattgaattatataaaatttattttttattttattccatatgtaataaatttatttattaacatgttaataaatttttatgtctTATTTTcagtttattattataataataggaTACCTTTAGCTCCATCTTATGAGTTATCTAAATTACatattctaaatatattaaattataaaggCATATACTACATtctattcatattttttcataacttctttttctttttgtatttattattcctctataaattaaatactatttactttttccttcgacaaatatataaacaatgCAAATACGAGTCCATATATTATTGCGAACATGTTATGAATGCCATATacgaaaattttattttcccccATACTGTACAAGTGctactcaaaaaaaaaaggcctCAAAATAGCagaaacaaattaaaagacAACCAAGAAGAAGCATACAcacatgaaaataatttgcaGAAAAGAATGACGCACACACAAGGCCTGAAGGACCAATCATGGTTCGAACAAAGGGATAACAAGATGAATCAGACAGATCAAGCAGCGCAAACAAATCAAGCAGTAAATTTGGCTGATAGTAATCCCTTTACTACGAATACATCAACGCATTGTCAAAGGTCAACTCGTGATATGCATTCACAAAAGGGACACACGAAGTGATTACATCCTTCATTAGAAAaactataaatttaaaaaggaaaaaaattatatgactTCTTGAAGTGCTTCTTAACGGATTAATCCATCCAAACGGGAAGTAAATAGTGTAAAAAGTATTTGTGTCTAGGTGTTAGCGCCTCTGTAACATATCTtccatatacgtacataaacaATTATAAACGAAGATAAACAcacgtacgtacatacatacatacatacatacatacatacatacatacatacatacatacatacatacatacatacatacatacatacatacaaacacaTACGTTCGAATACCCCATCTCAGCTGCGGAAAACTGAGAGTCGTCTAATCGGGCAAAACTACTCCCCGAATAATCAGAAACTTctcttataaaaaaacaaatacatcaagaattttattttatgttaattttacgaaaaagaaaaaataataaaatatagcaaaatataacaaagaatagaaaaatgacacacaaaaaaaaaaaaaaaaaaaaaaaaaagaagaaactTTATGCACTTATTACCGTCAAGTATCATGTGCTTAATCAtttgtttattcttttttctgttttaattatatcaaatatatGCAGCAAAGGCAAACAAGTGACAGATgcttacacatatacatgcatacttACGTGTGTATATTATAAGGTGAAAGCATGCTCATGGAGCtaagctttatttttttttatttttttttaattaaccGAGAAAATTAGTAAATACGCGAAGGTATCAATAGTGTCCCCTTCACCTTCCATGAGGGGTAATACCATAGATACTGACTGTTGTTGCTGTTGTTGCCACAGCTATTGTTGTTACCACAtctgttgttgttgttgttgttaccACAtctgttgttgttgttgttaccacatttgttgttgttgttgttgttgttgttaccACAtctgttgttgttgttgttaccACAtctgttgttgttgttgttgttgccACAGCTGCTGTTGTTGCTGCCACAGCCGTTGTTGCTGTTGCTGTTGCTGTGACTATTAATTCCCCTTCTTTGCCGCTAGCTCCGCGCGTGCAATATGGGTATAAAGGTACCAAAGTGAATCTGCTCAAACTAGGTCATAAGGACTTATATGGGATATATTTCATCCTGTAAATGCTTCCGTTGCTCGGAAAATGAGAGGGATAATCGTAACAAACGGTGTTAAGGtattttttgtctttttctgaatagttcataaatatatggttCAATTTATGTAAGGCTTCCTGgtcatataaattttcaacTTGTTTATAGTTTTTTCTTAGTTGCTCgtcattattaatattataaccACATAAGTCTATGTTGAGCCCTTTTTCACGCTTGTTCATCAGATGTCTTTCCCATTTAATGTGCATACTGAatcttgaaaaaatattaccgACAAAAATTTTTGCATTAATACAAATCCATTGATCTATTATTGCTACATGTCCATCAtgcaaatatgtattatcatagaaataaaaaaaatctttataTTGATTAAACTGTTTATTAAGTACTTTCTCaatttgctttttttcatctgaggaaatgaaaattttgttaatattatttatgaacataatatataacaatttaCCAACTGCTACATGAATAGGTGGTAAGTCATATCTAactatttttctaaaatcaTTATATCTTAAATGTGcacttatataattatttgtgCCTAATATATCTCTAATGTAATAATTCCCCTCATTTATTAAATCTTCattaaatagtaaaatatcttccatatttttttcaaacaaTTCGTTTACAAAAGGAACAAGTAAGCTATTCCCTTGTTTAATCAAAATAGAGTCATTGTAAGAAGAGAATAAATTATCAACAATACTGCTAGCGAAATAGCTAGTTATAAAAGGAAATCCATAACACTCTGTGTTTTTTCCCTTCATCGTTGTACATTTACCTGAGTATATTACAGAATAGTTATACTCACAGTTGTTGCAAATCTGTTTATATTTGTACCCCCCCGATGAACATTTCTCAAAGcttaaaatgttaaaagtTGGATCAGAGGAACTTGACACAGCAGTATTTCCTTCTTCACTTGACACAAAATCACCTACAAAGTACttgaaacaaataatataatcaaCATGATTACCATATAATACTTCATAATCTGAAAATTCTATCACAGGTatcacatttttaataattgtaatattaaaaaaggagcTCCATTTTATTTGGTCAgaagtttttcttttccagTGAGTTAAATAACACCAGGGGGGCAGAACAAGATAGTACAAATTTTTCCTATCTCCTTGATTTAAGTAGTAAACTATTAAGGCCATCCTATATAGTATTTCCTTCTGCAACTGAAGTGAAAAACGAAAATTTGCATATGTTAAGCGGTAAAATGGTGCTATTATGAAAAGAGTTTAGGAGCCGGAGGAGGCGCAAACGAAAGCAGAAATGCATTGGTTActcaaaaaatgaagaaaaaatggagaaaaaatggagaaaaaatgaagaaaaaatggagaaaaaatgaagaaaaaatgaagaaaaaatgaagaaaaaaaggagaaaaaatgaagaaaaaaaggaaatattttccttttctctcTACAACAAGCAAACAACAAGAAGACGTATTTTCCAAATGCATTGTCCTGTTTTTCTGCATACATTAAAACCCTCTCCAATATTTACATCATACAGAagatatttctttttcttaagGAAGTAAAATGGATAGCCTGAATATACATCATCCTTTTTGCAAATATGTGAATATAAATTTGTGTGCAAATACTTAGCTACTATTTCTAAGAATGATAATAGGAATATAactaaatttaatattacaatGTTCATGATGCATACTGTATTGTGTGCAAATATGGTGGAAGAAAAATGAACAGACTTGGCAATGTAGCTTCTCAGTGTGTATGTGAATGGGATTGTATGATGTTGTTTGAGTTCGCGATATCCAGAGTTCTCTTACGTTTTAATCAGAACTTAGTGTTATTTGTTCGTTCATTTCTTTGTATGCTAATTAGTTTATTTGCtccttacttttttttttttttttattttgttaacatTAAATGCTGCTTCAAAACTGTCAACTTGTCAAGggaaattttacaaaattaattgGCACAAGCATATTTCACAGCTCTTTCAAAATATTTGCTATATAACgtagaataaaattaaaaaaaaaaaaaaatatatatatatatatatatatatatatatgtatagtgCGTAAGCAATTTTCAGACAAGCTTGTGTAAGCTTTAACTTCTTTATGACAACTTTAAATTCTGctgtgcaaaaaaaaagcggTTTATTAATTGATCGTTTAAAATATCGAGTAgagtaaaaagaaaacgaaaaagaaaaaaaaaaattattgctcGAACAATGATTGAACGATTATACAGTGAATTAAGAACGATTGGACATCGAATTAACAATGCTTAATCATTgctgattttttaaaatgtaattaaaaaggaaCATATAAATAGATATTAATTAAAGTTTAAccttgtaaaaaaaaaaaaaaataattaaaataataaaacaaaggtAATACTAAATCaaggatttttttttttttttttttcttttatttttaaaattaattattttactatattaacaaaaattaacaaaaaaaaggaataaagaaaaaatggaataaagaaaaaatagaataacgaaaaaatgaaagaaggGAAGAAAGAAACATTCACACTTCGCCCTTATATTGcactttaatttttcaaatccTACAATTAAACAAGTGCCTACATTTAACTTGtttctccttttttccttctttttacTTGTAGCACTGCTTCACAATATGACTATATCACTGTATCACTTTTCATTAACTATTATCTACATATAATCCTCCTCGTTGAAATCGTCGTCATCATCAAACTGTTTTCTTCTCCTGatctgtaaaaaaaaataaataaaaatatgctatatattttagagTAAATACTATTTACAATGTGAAAAAAGGTAGATC encodes:
- a CDS encoding hypothetical protein (conserved Plasmodium protein), translated to MPKLSYLIKKYKGKENEKIKEECKINDNVEIEVFSILNDNSCYSSDSTDLDSHVEKIKRNNIIKINEEEDTKWEGNFNCTNTSAKSYLNILNDNLKEEYKHINNYNDNNYNNNNFSSGRKRWDDTTHDMIEYDCGHNSKRMEGEKKNNLSNDDFSRGNFSSGNFSSDSLSSAHMSRRNWSNDDLINANTPYDDSMHNNACISKDYLADVTNKQNSPYWGKRNMRNILLSKKSHIFHSIKILFPKYVEQNGLNRLGNKSYNLNKNDDFSPSDNIILEEKGEEISGDNEKGNQKRSAHCTLRSNKMQDNINEQSNYLNEFTMLEEENLRDQNKKDNPLHNTYVNFIIYENKIKKIEKRKKRKKRKLIIIEKKKKIKNNNNNNNNNNNNYNNNNYNNKKEKLVKAKYDILFAKSILQKEISTIEKHEYISQLYNDILEGINYFNKLKVRQAYHSIRDVFMKKYCKENNVKKFIENVFVSEILYRYKIIKKVEIIFNLEINETSNDFVNYSIISKRVYKNFVFDYVIDLVDVNGKLCFMKYLYWLSEQNKRNSLECNSKRYSIEVKSNNSFFVDTLSDEKNSERYMSMSSSSSRRKSNCSSCDNGNANGSDNGNDNNSDSNREALNESENKKILNQKKKKKRKEKKKKKNNHILKKESKKKNTSEKCIANKYIDFGHFHLAYEDEDNEVFYFVTKKEFNVFKKIISKNAVEKKIRNDKENPQKGGKRAAREQEFDEEKKDQGDYSNKMNKNGNQNRDPDNSKDGNQDGSRDGGQNDDKNTFVHYDTKASPKVAIPENNDVIGGNEEKSDINTVIYFYINLLIPSNFIYVIATLIESEFFKSWIPFYSFPFKFGISECKTLKERGIVDKIVFTKIAMPWIVRDRYLLMDVWICEDFQFSKGIFLYASNFPKSSENTKNFIFETDSCMEIDMTVHAFISPKNFEETFVKCYVEISPNTNLNEIFISFLTKVFIKSCISHFAKACKNFEFNEEFNNELRKNHLFYDQLRKAAKEFFFSKSVHCYKRNKIKEKKGNISIDDLLITFAKKIFRDISEIRFVETNKRDLCLLMLLYIKCKKGCKTFVLEQSTIKYISCIVEENIDNFDEDDLSTVLSFLKCTVNCKLYSGGKSLEKNNVNEKILRQIIERSTNYLDNFKQTKNLCILYSYLCRENISVKLHNKFLKRIFNDLDKCEDTDVTNIIFNFYYINSFFFKNFLNKICEFFANKEKKREIRIENSKKKILLCCKLKGKNAGHVTTDKAYKEDKLGYEQKSEKYGNTVVCYSEKEEYNNNSDTCLNSFLNCSSYFLHNKNSSNLEENNKCFRSISYGNLFNIYNCNVYVYSFINNYNSIFLNRKIAKLRDRCNFIDNIWKNCRLVYTFYSNFQLHMSREVDCNIRVDSIESIIKNKDSININKMKLYNCNFFCSDNIKVLIYIYANGINYYRHYFNQCREFLNNYIVYMLQEDGKKGGGKTAVKREKVKEEEEQEEKEKEEQEEQQQEQQQEQQQQQQQQQQQQKQQQQQQQQQQQQQQQQQQQQQQQQQQQQQQQQQQQTELINNEHVYIMLNVLNQMNVRNKTIFNLINDNFKRNKKNYSLKTTILLLQYSFCYKCNDTFYLRLYKHINEIINEQTFYTNTTLPNNYGILFFPPFLLNEGIHKIYIKTFLKCVKCYCKKSVNIQTYKLNEELLFFSLCYNILLYKENKKVFLKYFKLKDLRIIYELFHKFEKITKKNSLDLNNTKTKKLNVCYFFFFLQKNNIKKLEKYIEIALVQKENMYINFLNFFKIHTNYSYVYIDYDNYYYIPSIAPSVIMHT
- a CDS encoding GDP-fucose protein O-fucosyltransferase 2 gives rise to the protein MALIVYYLNQGDRKNLYYLVLPPWCYLTHWKRKTSDQIKWSSFFNITIIKNVIPVIEFSDYEVLYGNHVDYIICFKYFVGDFVSSEEGNTAVSSSSDPTFNILSFEKCSSGGYKYKQICNNCEYNYSVIYSGKCTTMKGKNTECYGFPFITSYFASSIVDNLFSSYNDSILIKQGNSLLVPFVNELFEKNMEDILLFNEDLINEGNYYIRDILGTNNYISAHLRYNDFRKIVRYDLPPIHVAVGKLLYIMFINNINKIFISSDEKKQIEKVLNKQFNQYKDFFYFYDNTYLHDGHVAIIDQWICINAKIFVGNIFSRFSMHIKWERHLMNKREKGLNIDLCGYNINNDEQLRKNYKQVENLYDQEALHKLNHIFMNYSEKDKKYLNTRQRRGINSHSNSNSNNGCGSNNSSCGNNNNNNRCGNNNNNRCGNNNNNNNNKCGNNNNNRCGNNNNNNRCGNNNSCGNNSNNSQYLWYYPSWKVKGTLLIPSRIY
- a CDS encoding hypothetical protein (conserved Plasmodium protein), translating into MNNEYKCTSKGNKESVEIIYTDNKNKVLRNDGVRKGEILYEETSRKEVYLMNELHNMKNNLFDNTPFSNYIHFYEIYNNLKYIVKYEKKKKKGQLFFIYTTIQTLYNTYIKEKNKEIYRNTEILIEGCKRVLHAMGDGSDQLFDNKRNDSLGSSSNIESIGGTHNFANNGGTHNFANNGGTHNFANNGGTHNFANNGGTHNFANNGDTHNYANTSNSYNFDHSTNPYNFPSAANFDNIVLLYADSIFNKFTNIFMYINKECYKRGNVSRNSIRYEDDFIEVEVARQAERAPSDLGDDLMSSNTDRSSNAYIQGNNKKASFLCRQKYTDGMHAINKDLVKKLNYAQGRENEKCSYNNGSRRSIYNIFGNSIYSDIDDINIYMKYKENYIHSLMMDKCKEKLNYIKFIFYFIPYVINLFINMLINFYVLFSVYYYNNRIPLAPSYELSKLHILNILNYKGIYYILFIFFHNFFFFLYLLFLYKLNTIYFFLRQIYKQCKYESIYYCEHVMNAIYENFIFPHTVQVLLKKKRPQNSRNKLKDNQEEAYTHENNLQKRMTHTQGLKDQSWFEQRDNKMNQTDQAAQTNQAVNLADSNPFTTNTSTHCQRSTRDMHSQKGHTK